A single region of the Variovorax paradoxus genome encodes:
- the hemW gene encoding radical SAM family heme chaperone HemW, with the protein MATVFPIQPAQAAGAPQANDVLHWMRPGPLQLAALPPLSLYIHLPWCLRKCPYCDFNSHEWRAASEAEAEGIPEAAYLDALIADLDAALPLIWGRTVHTIFIGGGTPSLFSPQAIDRLLGDVRARLKLAPECEITLEANPGTFERNRFRAYRSAGVTRLSVGVQSFNDEHLKALGRVHDRAQAIAAVEEAASAFDTFNLDLMYALPGQTIEGLDADLSQALALAPPHISVYHLTIEPNTWFAKFPPALPEDDLAYAMLDRITERTAASGMSRYEVSAYARSGHTCAHNLNYWQFGDYLGIGAGAHSKLSFAHRIVRQVRFREPRLYMQNASAGMAVSQSDEVALADLPFEFMLNALRLKEGFTLPQFSERTGLAMTSIQKGLEEAERKGLIARDLHRVWPTERGLDFLSDLQTLFLPED; encoded by the coding sequence ATGGCCACCGTGTTCCCTATTCAGCCGGCGCAGGCCGCGGGCGCCCCGCAGGCCAACGACGTGCTGCACTGGATGCGCCCCGGCCCGCTGCAACTGGCCGCGCTGCCGCCCCTGTCGCTCTACATTCATTTGCCGTGGTGCCTGCGCAAGTGCCCCTACTGCGACTTCAACTCGCACGAGTGGCGCGCCGCCAGCGAGGCCGAGGCCGAGGGCATTCCTGAAGCCGCGTACCTCGATGCGCTGATTGCCGACCTGGACGCCGCGCTGCCTCTGATCTGGGGTCGCACAGTTCACACCATTTTTATCGGCGGCGGAACGCCCAGCCTCTTTTCGCCCCAGGCCATAGACCGCCTGCTGGGCGACGTGCGCGCTCGCCTCAAGCTAGCGCCCGAGTGCGAAATAACGCTCGAAGCCAACCCCGGCACCTTCGAGCGCAACCGCTTTCGCGCCTATCGCAGCGCCGGCGTTACCCGCCTTTCAGTGGGCGTGCAAAGCTTCAATGACGAGCACCTGAAAGCACTTGGCCGCGTGCACGACCGCGCCCAGGCCATTGCCGCCGTGGAAGAGGCTGCCAGCGCGTTCGACACCTTCAACCTCGACCTGATGTACGCCCTACCGGGCCAGACCATCGAGGGCCTGGACGCCGACCTGAGCCAAGCGCTGGCGCTCGCGCCGCCGCACATATCGGTGTACCACCTCACCATTGAGCCCAACACCTGGTTCGCCAAGTTTCCGCCCGCGCTGCCGGAAGATGATTTGGCCTACGCCATGCTCGACCGCATTACAGAGCGAACCGCTGCCAGCGGCATGTCGCGCTACGAGGTTTCTGCCTATGCGCGCAGCGGCCACACCTGCGCGCATAACCTCAATTACTGGCAGTTTGGCGACTACCTTGGCATTGGCGCCGGCGCCCACAGCAAGCTGAGCTTTGCGCACCGCATCGTGCGGCAGGTACGCTTTCGCGAGCCGCGCCTGTACATGCAAAACGCCAGTGCCGGCATGGCCGTATCGCAAAGCGACGAGGTTGCGCTGGCCGACCTGCCGTTCGAGTTCATGCTGAACGCGCTGCGCCTTAAAGAAGGCTTTACGCTGCCCCAGTTCAGCGAGCGCACCGGCCTTGCCATGACCAGCATTCAAAAAGGTTTGGAAGAAGCCGAGCGCAAGGGCCTCATCGCCCGCGACCTGCACCGCGTGTGGCCCACCGAACGCGGGCTGGATTTTTTGAGCGACCTGCAGACGCTTTTCCTCCCCGAGGATTGA
- the rdgB gene encoding RdgB/HAM1 family non-canonical purine NTP pyrophosphatase: MQLVLASNNAGKLAELQQLFAELSVTLVPQSALGVGEAEEPFRTFVENALAKARHASAATGLPAIADDAGLCVDAFGGLPGVDTAFYATQFGYAKGDANNVKTLLEQLNGVANRRAALVSTLVALRGHDDPEPLIAVGRVVGEITQAPIGDNGFGFDPVMYLPSFGKTFAQLPPEVKNANSHRGQAAKAMLALMRERWF; the protein is encoded by the coding sequence ATGCAACTGGTCCTGGCATCAAACAACGCCGGCAAGCTGGCCGAGCTGCAGCAGCTGTTTGCGGAGCTGTCGGTCACGCTCGTGCCCCAATCGGCACTTGGCGTGGGAGAGGCCGAAGAGCCGTTTCGCACCTTTGTAGAAAATGCCCTGGCCAAGGCGCGCCATGCCAGCGCCGCCACCGGCCTGCCCGCCATTGCAGACGACGCCGGCCTGTGCGTTGATGCATTCGGCGGCCTGCCCGGCGTCGACACCGCGTTTTATGCCACCCAGTTCGGCTACGCCAAGGGCGACGCCAACAACGTGAAGACCCTGCTCGAGCAGCTGAACGGCGTCGCCAACCGCCGCGCCGCGCTCGTCAGCACCCTGGTTGCGCTGCGCGGCCACGACGACCCCGAGCCCCTCATCGCCGTAGGCCGCGTGGTCGGCGAAATTACGCAGGCGCCCATTGGCGACAACGGCTTCGGGTTCGACCCCGTCATGTACCTGCCCAGCTTTGGCAAAACCTTTGCCCAACTGCCGCCCGAAGTAAAAAACGCCAACAGCCACCGCGGCCAGGCGGCAAAGGCCATGCTCGCCCTGATGCGCGAACGCTGGTTCTGA